The nucleotide sequence CTCATGGAGGTAGCGTAAAAGTGGTTCAATAAGTTGCTGGTCCCGCAAGCTCTGCATCATGGCGCCATAATTGCCTACGCCAGGAAAAACCAGTCGCTCTGCCTTGGCAATATCCGCAGGGGAATTAACCCTTACCACTGTTTCACCTAGGCTTTCCAGGGCATTTACTACTGAGCGTACATTACCGGCACCGTAATCTAACAGGGTAATCATGGGAATCTGTCCACCTTGTCTTGCTAAAATTTTCTGAGGATTATCTTCGTGTCAAACTGCCAAAAAGATACTTAGAAAGGTTTGCGGGACAAGTCAAGGAGTATGGTTTTTTTGAAGAGATTTTTATTTTTTTAGGGAGAGAGTCAAAACCTTCTTGCCAAAAAAAAAGGCCGCCCTCTAAGGGCGGCCCTTGCAAACTTCACGTCAGTTCAGGTCTCTTACTTACGCACAACCTGTCGGCTTGGGCAGGTCTGTCATCTTACATGCGCCTTTACCAGGTCCTGACCAGAAGGGCTCGTAGTTCTTCTTCGGAGCAGCATTCGCTTTTTTGTTAACACCTACTGCGGCCTTTTCAGACTTGTTGCAACATTGAGTTTCGGACATTGTTGTTCTCCTTGTTTTAAGTTGAAAGGGTTTATTATGCGCTATGCATCAACAGCTTACTTTCTCAATATGCTTATTAGCGAGATTTTCAGAAAAAAATGTGTGCTTGTTACGTCGTGTTCTCTGACGTAGAACTGATATAATTACTTTTGTAAAAAACTATACAGACACCTTAAGCATAAAGTCAATACATATTGTTTGGAAACAATATGTTGTGAGTGGTTCTCATTCTTGGATCGCCGAAAAAACATTGCGCCACAATAAGATTCATCTCTCTTGTGTTAAGAAAAAAATTCCTTTCATCAACATCGTCACATAACAGCAAGGAGAGCAGATAAAAAGCATAAAAAAAAAGGGCTACCCAAATGGGTAGCCCTTTAGAACTTGCGTCCAGTCCAGCGCTACAGCTTATACACAACCTGTAGGTTTGGGCAGACCAGCCATCTTACAGGCGCCTTTACCAGGTCCTGATGGGAACAGCTCGTAGATTCTCTTCAGCGGGAACCCTGTGGTCTTGGAAAGAATACGTACCATGGGAGCAATACCGTTCTTCTTGTAGTACTCCTGCAGGGCATCAATAACTTTCTGATGCTCATCGGTCATGTCGTTGATTCCCTCAACACTTTTTACGTAGTCAACCCAGTTCTCATCCCACTCCTCAGAACCGTTCAACAGGAAGCCGTCTTCATCAACCTCGTAGCTGGTACCATTGTGCTCAATAGATGCCATTGTTTTTCTCCCTTGGTAAAAATAAGTATGAAATGAATAAAAAATTATTCACTGTTTATATCCTATTGATGATGATGGCAACACTTACTATAGGATATTCTCTTTGTCAAGAGTTCTCGCTCGTTTTTTAACTATTATTTTCCTCCTCAGCCTCCCCACAGAAGCAGATTACACAATAATTGGCTTTTTCCTTGATAACCTGCTATGTTTATCGCCTCAGAGTTGAATACATATAATCCGATTTCTTTGAATAACGATCTTTGGAGACCTCTATATCATGTTGAATATCTTGCGCAAACAAGCTCAATCTCCCCTGATTCAGGCGTTGGTGCTCATCATTGCCATTGTTTTTATCTTTTGGGGTGTCGGTGGGCAGGGCAATAAGGGGCGTACTCCCGTCGCCACTGTCAACAAAGTCGATATCTCCCGCCAGGACTATATGCAGGCCTATAATCGAGCCGTTGATAATTTTCGTCAACAATTCGGTGGAAATATCCCCCCTGCTTTACTGGAGCAATTAGGTATTAAGCAGCAGGTCCTCAGCCAACTGATTCAATCGGAGCTGCTGCGTCAGGGCGGTGAAGAGATAGGCGTCAGGATCAGTGATCTTATGGTGCAGGAAAAAATAAAAAACATGGAGGTGTTCCAGGAAGAGGGCCGCTTCAATCAGCAGCGCTATGAAGATCTGCTCGCAAGAAATCGCATGACACCTACTGTTTTTGAAGACAGCATCAAATCTGATCTCCGGGCCAATCGCGTAACCTCGGATCTTGCTGACTTTGCCTTGGTTCCTGATAATGAGATTGATCGCTGGCTGGCCTATAACGAGGAAGAAGTAAAACTTGCCTATGTACAATTCAAGGCTGCTGACTTTGAAGACAAGGTGGAGATAAAGGAAGATGAGCTGGCGACCTGGTTCACGAAAAACAAAGAAACATACCGCTCTGAGCCGAAAATCAGCCTGAAATATCTGGTCTTCAACCTCGATGAAGATATGGAGCAGGTCAAGCCGGATGAAGAAGAGATTCGAGCCCTGTACGAGAGCCGGAAAGAAAGCTATCAGCAGCCAGAAGAGCGTCACGCCCGCCATATCCTTTTCAAAACCAGCGAAGGTGACAGTGAAGCCGTGCGGGCGGAGAAAAAGAAAAAGGCCGAAGAGGTCCGCCTGCTTGCCCGCAAGGAGGGCAGTGATTTTAGTGCGCTGGCCAAAGAATACTCCGAAGGACCGACAAAAGAGAGAGGCGGCGATCTGGGCTTTTTCTCCAACGGACGTATGGTTCCTGCCTTTGATCAGGCTGTTTTTTCTCTTCAGCCCGGAGAGGTCAGCGAGGTCGTCGAGACCCAGTTCGGCTATCATGTCATCAAACTGGAAGAAGTCCGCCCTGCCTCTGTCCGCAGCTTTGACCAGGTTAAAGATAATCTGGCCGTCACTCTGAAAAAACAAGAGGCAAAAAAGCTCACCTTCCAACGAGTCACCAAGGCCTACGAAGGGATTATGCGCTCCGGTAGTCTGGAGAAATACAGCAAGGACGGCGAGGCAGAGATTAAGAGCTCTGATTATTTTTCCCGTAAAGACGTACCTGAGGGAATGATCAAGGACCCAAAATTTCTTGATGTTGCCTTTAGCCTCAAGCAGGGAGAGCTCTCTTCGATAGTCGAAACAGGGGACGGGTATGCGATCCTCTTTGTTGATGACATTCAACAACCTGAACTTCCCGAACTTGCTGCAGTACGGGAGCAGGTTCTTGCCGACTATCGCAAGGAAAAGGCCGAGGAACTTGCTGCCAAGGCCGCTGATGAACTCTTAGCGGCAAGCAAGGAACAGGGGGGTCTGCAGCAGGCTGGCCAAGAGCAGGAAAACACGCCGGAGATAAAGATAACAGACTTTCTGCACCGCTCTGCACAGGGGAAAGACCTGCCACCAAGCCAACTTGTTCAGGCAAGCTTTCAGGTGCCTTGGAAGCAGAAGTTGGCACAAAGCCCGGTGCAGGTCGGCACCTCATACTATCTCTTTGAGGTCGCTGAACGAAGAGCCGGGGCAGAAAAGGCCAATAGTGCCAAACGGGATGAGGCAAGGGAAAAATTATTGGCATCGGCACGAAAGGAATTGGTCACCTCCTGGGTGGCTGCCCTTCAGGCCCGTTCCACCATAGCCACCAATGAGTCTTTACTGCAATAACTCCAATAGGCCTTTGATCATCCCATATAGTGTATAACCAGACGGGGCGAAAGCTCCGTCTGTTCTTTTCTGGAGCGTTCACAAGAATCCCTCTCCGAGCGCAAAGACAACAACTTACCTCTCTTCCCATTAAGAAAGACATGTCCGTGCCAGATCAAACAAACGACCAACTGCCGCCTGTCC is from Candidatus Electrothrix sp. GW3-4 and encodes:
- a CDS encoding TusE/DsrC/DsvC family sulfur relay protein, which translates into the protein MASIEHNGTSYEVDEDGFLLNGSEEWDENWVDYVKSVEGINDMTDEHQKVIDALQEYYKKNGIAPMVRILSKTTGFPLKRIYELFPSGPGKGACKMAGLPKPTGCV
- a CDS encoding SurA N-terminal domain-containing protein, with translation MLNILRKQAQSPLIQALVLIIAIVFIFWGVGGQGNKGRTPVATVNKVDISRQDYMQAYNRAVDNFRQQFGGNIPPALLEQLGIKQQVLSQLIQSELLRQGGEEIGVRISDLMVQEKIKNMEVFQEEGRFNQQRYEDLLARNRMTPTVFEDSIKSDLRANRVTSDLADFALVPDNEIDRWLAYNEEEVKLAYVQFKAADFEDKVEIKEDELATWFTKNKETYRSEPKISLKYLVFNLDEDMEQVKPDEEEIRALYESRKESYQQPEERHARHILFKTSEGDSEAVRAEKKKKAEEVRLLARKEGSDFSALAKEYSEGPTKERGGDLGFFSNGRMVPAFDQAVFSLQPGEVSEVVETQFGYHVIKLEEVRPASVRSFDQVKDNLAVTLKKQEAKKLTFQRVTKAYEGIMRSGSLEKYSKDGEAEIKSSDYFSRKDVPEGMIKDPKFLDVAFSLKQGELSSIVETGDGYAILFVDDIQQPELPELAAVREQVLADYRKEKAEELAAKAADELLAASKEQGGLQQAGQEQENTPEIKITDFLHRSAQGKDLPPSQLVQASFQVPWKQKLAQSPVQVGTSYYLFEVAERRAGAEKANSAKRDEAREKLLASARKELVTSWVAALQARSTIATNESLLQ